The Palleronia sp. THAF1 genome window below encodes:
- the lgt gene encoding prolipoprotein diacylglyceryl transferase, with the protein MLMAIPFPDISPEIFTIRLGDFAFSLRWYALAYIVGILIGWRLATAAAVRPTLWPNDSSPFTAKDVEELMTTIILGIIIGGRVGYCLFYQPAYYLANPLEIAMVWQGGMSFHGGMLGVTLGGLVFAWRKGISLLSMLDLMSIGTPPGLLTGRLANFINAELWGRPTDAPWGVIFPGQAAQDCAGVAVGMCARHPSQLYEAALEGVLLLAVIVFLAFRRGWLKRPGQICGIFLIGYAVSRMLVELVRQADPQFITPDNPMGYVVQIGGAGLSMGQLLSLPMLAVGAALILNARSR; encoded by the coding sequence ATGTTGATGGCCATCCCCTTTCCCGACATCTCGCCCGAGATCTTCACGATCCGCTTGGGGGACTTCGCCTTTTCCCTGCGCTGGTATGCGCTGGCCTATATCGTCGGTATCCTGATCGGCTGGCGACTGGCCACGGCAGCGGCGGTGCGGCCCACACTTTGGCCGAACGACAGCAGTCCCTTCACGGCCAAAGACGTGGAAGAGCTGATGACGACGATCATCCTTGGCATCATCATCGGCGGGCGCGTGGGCTACTGCCTGTTCTACCAGCCTGCCTATTATCTGGCGAACCCGCTGGAAATCGCGATGGTCTGGCAGGGGGGTATGTCGTTTCACGGCGGAATGCTGGGCGTCACGCTGGGCGGGCTGGTCTTCGCGTGGCGCAAAGGGATCTCCCTGCTGTCGATGCTGGATTTGATGAGCATCGGCACACCACCGGGCCTGCTGACGGGACGACTCGCGAACTTCATCAACGCAGAGCTTTGGGGGCGCCCGACGGATGCGCCGTGGGGCGTGATCTTCCCCGGGCAGGCTGCGCAAGACTGCGCTGGCGTTGCCGTCGGTATGTGCGCGCGCCACCCATCGCAACTCTATGAAGCCGCGCTGGAAGGCGTTTTACTGCTGGCGGTGATCGTCTTCCTTGCCTTCCGGCGCGGCTGGTTGAAGCGCCCGGGCCAGATATGCGGCATCTTCCTCATCGGCTATGCGGTCTCGCGGATGCTGGTCGAGCTCGTGCGGCAGGCCGATCCGCAATTCATCACGCCCGACAATCCGATGGGCTACGTGGTGCAGATCGGCGGAGCAGGATTGTCGATGGGGCAACTGTTGTCGCTGCCGATGCTGGCCGTCGGGGCGGCCCT
- a CDS encoding accessory factor UbiK family protein → MQSRNKVFDDLSQLMTNAMGVAQGARTEAETAMKGMVDRFLADRDFVTREEFDAVRTMAQKAREENASLKARIEALEAKHAGDV, encoded by the coding sequence ATGCAAAGCCGTAACAAGGTGTTCGACGACCTGTCACAACTGATGACAAACGCGATGGGCGTAGCGCAGGGCGCGCGCACCGAAGCAGAGACCGCCATGAAGGGCATGGTCGACCGTTTCCTCGCTGACCGCGACTTCGTGACCCGCGAGGAGTTCGATGCCGTGCGGACGATGGCCCAGAAGGCCCGCGAAGAGAACGCATCGCTGAAGGCCCGAATCGAGGCGCTGGAAGCAAAGCACGCGGGCGACGTCTAG
- the lipB gene encoding lipoyl(octanoyl) transferase LipB, with translation MTDRDRPLPAPEWRISDSPVPYADAVAEMEARAAAIREDGAPELIWLLEHPPLYTAGTSARAEDLTDPDRFEVHETRRGGQYTYHGPGQRVVYVMLDVSARGRDVRLFVAQLEAWVIATLDRFNVVGEIRTGRVGVWVVRPEKPTAADGAPSEDKIAAIGVRLKRWVSMHGISINVEPDLSHFDGIVPCGITDHGVTSLVDLGLPVTLDDVDVALRETFTEVFGD, from the coding sequence ATGACAGACCGTGATCGCCCCCTTCCCGCGCCCGAGTGGCGCATTTCCGACAGCCCCGTTCCCTACGCCGATGCGGTGGCAGAGATGGAAGCCCGCGCCGCCGCGATACGCGAGGATGGCGCGCCGGAACTGATCTGGCTGTTGGAGCATCCGCCTTTGTACACCGCCGGCACCTCTGCACGTGCAGAGGATCTGACCGATCCCGACCGATTCGAGGTGCATGAGACGCGGCGCGGTGGGCAATATACATATCACGGGCCGGGGCAGCGGGTGGTCTATGTGATGCTGGACGTCAGCGCGCGGGGCCGAGACGTGCGCCTCTTCGTGGCGCAGCTAGAGGCTTGGGTGATCGCGACACTGGACCGCTTCAACGTGGTGGGCGAAATCCGGACAGGCCGCGTCGGCGTCTGGGTCGTGCGGCCCGAAAAGCCCACGGCGGCGGATGGCGCCCCATCAGAAGACAAGATCGCCGCCATCGGTGTGCGCCTGAAACGCTGGGTGTCGATGCACGGCATATCCATCAACGTCGAGCCGGACCTGTCCCACTTCGACGGAATCGTCCCCTGCGGCATCACGGACCACGGCGTTACCAGCCTTGTGGACTTGGGCCTGCCGGTCACGCTGGACGACGTGGACGTCGCCCTGCGCGAAACCTTCACAGAGGTGTTCGGCGACTAG
- a CDS encoding ABC transporter ATP-binding protein encodes MLDTRSGNAFVEFDRVQKSYDGETLVVKDLNLSIGKGEFLTMLGPSGSGKTTCLMMLAGFETATHGEIRLDGSEINNIPPHKRGIGMVFQNYALFPHMTVAENLSFPLEVRKIGKSEREEKIKRALGMVQMGDFGGRRPAQLSGGQQQRIALARALVFEPELVLMDEPLGALDKQLRETLQFEITRLAHDLGITVVYVTHDQTEALTMSDRVAVFDDGRIQQLAPPDELYERPENSFVAQFIGENNTLQGVVTKLGKDQCVVKLDGTGEEIDALPVNVSKEGDRTLVSIRPERVEFNPELGPDAHTLDAEVLEFIYMGDVFRTRLKVAGRDDFIVKTRNRADQVRLTPGDKIKIGWLPQDCRALDS; translated from the coding sequence GTGCTGGACACCCGAAGCGGCAATGCGTTCGTTGAATTCGATCGCGTGCAAAAAAGCTACGACGGCGAAACGCTGGTCGTGAAAGATCTGAACCTTTCCATCGGCAAGGGCGAGTTCCTGACGATGCTTGGGCCATCGGGATCGGGCAAGACGACCTGCCTGATGATGCTGGCTGGGTTCGAAACGGCGACCCACGGCGAAATCCGGCTTGATGGGTCCGAGATCAACAACATCCCCCCGCATAAGCGTGGCATCGGCATGGTGTTTCAGAACTACGCCCTGTTCCCGCATATGACGGTGGCCGAAAACCTCTCATTCCCGCTGGAGGTCCGCAAGATCGGCAAGTCCGAGCGCGAAGAGAAGATCAAGCGCGCTTTGGGCATGGTGCAGATGGGCGACTTCGGCGGCCGCCGCCCCGCCCAGCTTTCGGGCGGTCAGCAGCAGCGGATCGCATTGGCCCGCGCGCTGGTGTTCGAGCCCGAGCTTGTGCTGATGGATGAACCCCTTGGCGCGCTCGACAAGCAGTTGCGCGAGACCTTGCAGTTCGAGATCACGCGCCTGGCCCACGATCTGGGCATCACCGTGGTCTACGTGACGCACGACCAGACCGAAGCGCTGACCATGTCCGACCGCGTTGCGGTGTTTGACGACGGTCGCATCCAGCAGCTTGCCCCGCCGGATGAGCTTTACGAACGGCCGGAAAATAGCTTCGTCGCCCAGTTCATCGGTGAAAACAACACGCTGCAAGGCGTTGTGACCAAGCTGGGCAAGGACCAGTGCGTCGTTAAACTGGACGGAACGGGCGAAGAGATCGACGCCCTGCCCGTCAATGTTTCCAAGGAAGGCGACCGCACGCTGGTGTCGATCCGCCCCGAACGGGTGGAGTTCAATCCCGAATTGGGACCGGATGCGCACACGCTCGACGCCGAAGTGCTCGAATTCATCTACATGGGAGACGTCTTCCGCACCCGCCTGAAAGTGGCCGGTCGGGACGACTTCATCGTGAAGACCCGCAACCGCGCCGATCAGGTGCGCCTGACACCAGGCGACAAGATCAAGATCGGCTGGTTGCCACAGGATTGCCGCGCGCTCGATTCCTGA
- a CDS encoding extracellular solute-binding protein, protein MKLKTSLLSTAALCIATGAFAEAHSEMTESPVAGEPMANEMTVVSWGGAYQASQDNAYVKPYVEMNSDVSVTWDESSAEAVAKLRAMNEAGNITWDLVDVVASDAIRLCDEGLAMEVDHDEILAPAPDGTDASDDFGDLIVSDCFIPQIVYSTTVGYRTDVEDFNGTPEDICAIWDTENFPGQRSLEKRPIGNLEWALLCDGVAKEDIYDVLETEEGQDQAFAKLDEIKDNVVWWSAGADTPQLLADGEVVMGSTYNGRLFSLIAEQDQPVAMLWDAQVFDLDGWIIPAGLDDEALNRVKDFLWFATDTQRLADQSKYISYGPARESSAPMVSTHAELGIEMAPHMPTDPANAENTFLYNYEWWADYRDDLDAKFQAWLAQ, encoded by the coding sequence GTGAAACTCAAGACATCCCTTCTATCCACCGCAGCGCTGTGCATCGCGACCGGCGCCTTCGCCGAAGCGCACAGCGAGATGACGGAAAGCCCCGTCGCCGGTGAGCCGATGGCCAACGAAATGACCGTCGTCTCCTGGGGTGGTGCCTACCAGGCCAGCCAGGACAACGCCTACGTCAAGCCCTACGTCGAGATGAATTCCGACGTGTCCGTGACATGGGACGAATCCTCTGCCGAGGCCGTCGCCAAGCTGCGCGCCATGAACGAGGCCGGTAACATCACCTGGGATCTGGTCGACGTGGTGGCATCCGATGCCATTCGTCTGTGTGACGAAGGCCTGGCCATGGAAGTCGACCACGACGAAATCCTCGCTCCGGCGCCCGACGGCACCGATGCTTCCGACGACTTCGGCGACCTGATCGTGTCCGACTGCTTCATCCCGCAGATCGTGTATTCGACCACCGTCGGCTACCGCACCGACGTCGAAGACTTCAACGGCACCCCGGAAGACATCTGCGCCATCTGGGACACCGAGAACTTCCCCGGCCAGCGTTCGCTGGAAAAGCGCCCCATCGGCAACCTCGAGTGGGCCCTGCTGTGTGACGGTGTCGCCAAGGAAGACATCTACGACGTGCTGGAAACCGAAGAAGGTCAGGACCAGGCGTTCGCCAAGCTCGACGAGATCAAGGACAACGTCGTGTGGTGGTCCGCGGGTGCCGACACGCCCCAGCTGCTCGCCGATGGCGAAGTCGTCATGGGTTCGACCTACAACGGTCGTCTGTTCAGCCTGATCGCCGAGCAGGACCAGCCCGTTGCGATGCTTTGGGACGCGCAGGTCTTCGACCTTGACGGTTGGATCATCCCCGCCGGTCTGGACGACGAAGCGCTGAACCGCGTGAAGGACTTCCTGTGGTTCGCCACGGATACCCAGCGTCTGGCCGACCAGTCCAAGTACATCTCTTACGGTCCCGCCCGTGAGTCGTCCGCGCCGATGGTGTCGACGCACGCCGAGCTGGGCATCGAGATGGCACCGCACATGCCGACCGATCCGGCCAACGCGGAAAACACCTTCCTCTACAACTACGAATGGTGGGCCGACTACCGTGACGATCTGGACGCCAAGTTCCAGGCGTGGCTCGCACAGTAA
- a CDS encoding DUF1330 domain-containing protein, with product MPKGYIIGHIKVTDPEGYPEYVRRDTPILESHGARFIVRGGQSETPEGVEMGRHVVIEFDSYEAAKAAYNDPDYQEVADIRRRCAESTIILVEGAE from the coding sequence ATGCCAAAAGGCTACATCATCGGTCATATCAAGGTGACGGACCCCGAGGGGTATCCAGAATACGTCCGCCGCGACACGCCAATCCTTGAAAGCCACGGCGCGCGTTTCATCGTTCGCGGAGGCCAATCCGAGACGCCCGAAGGCGTCGAGATGGGCCGCCACGTCGTGATTGAATTCGACAGCTATGAGGCCGCGAAAGCCGCCTACAACGATCCGGATTATCAAGAGGTTGCGGACATTCGCCGCAGATGCGCCGAGTCGACGATCATCCTGGTGGAGGGCGCGGAATGA
- a CDS encoding ABC transporter permease: MSSATDADAFTGATPDNAIRDADRAEGGPVLAADGRPLKASLSRSLRRSKLRALMLIAPLLIFILVTFIAPIADMLFRSVENDIVSQTLPRTVVSLEEWDGTGEPSEETYRALAADLMVATELKNHTRLGSRLNYETTGMSSLFRKTGRNADEFGEVPMEQFFDLNEAWEDPAVWVSMMADPAWVERQADWAERKAEVEAAQDAAETREEQRALEFTEVEPPFRIASAAQEALPRTARAYLQFGQTIQSVDEDSPTEEEPWAIVYQALYEDLENGATGAGLGQDELLSEAAAAVGDFEVLPAREFFVEEVDDDWADNQVWGTIKAFSSPYTAGYFLSSVDYRLTPQGVEQAPDDQKIYGLLFQRTMFMSLTIMFSCILLGYPIAFLLSNLPLRTSNLLLILVLLPFWTSLLVRTSAWKVLLQQQGVINDILVWIGLVGDGDRLQLINNQAGTIIAMTHILLPFMILPLYSVMKTIPPYYVRAAKSLGATNWTAFWRVYFPQSVPGIGAGCILVFILSIGYYITPEIVGGTTGTFISNRIAYHISSSLNWGLAAALGTILLAVVLLLYYVYDRIVGIDNVSLG; this comes from the coding sequence ATGAGCAGCGCAACAGACGCCGACGCCTTTACAGGCGCCACCCCCGACAACGCGATCCGCGACGCCGACCGCGCCGAAGGTGGCCCGGTCCTGGCCGCCGATGGACGCCCGCTGAAAGCATCCCTGTCCCGCTCGCTGCGTCGTTCGAAGCTGCGCGCCCTGATGCTGATCGCACCGCTTCTGATCTTTATCCTCGTCACCTTCATTGCCCCCATCGCGGACATGCTGTTCCGCTCGGTCGAGAACGACATCGTCAGCCAGACCCTGCCGCGCACCGTCGTGTCGCTGGAAGAGTGGGACGGTACCGGCGAGCCGTCCGAGGAAACCTACCGCGCCTTGGCCGCCGATCTGATGGTGGCGACAGAGCTGAAAAACCATACCCGCCTTGGTAGCCGCTTGAATTACGAGACGACGGGCATGTCGTCGCTGTTCCGCAAGACCGGGCGCAACGCGGATGAGTTCGGCGAAGTCCCGATGGAGCAATTCTTCGACCTGAACGAGGCTTGGGAAGACCCTGCCGTCTGGGTTTCGATGATGGCCGATCCGGCGTGGGTCGAACGGCAGGCCGACTGGGCCGAGCGCAAGGCCGAAGTCGAAGCCGCGCAAGACGCCGCCGAGACCCGCGAAGAACAGCGCGCGCTGGAGTTCACGGAAGTCGAACCGCCGTTCCGAATTGCGTCCGCCGCGCAAGAAGCGCTACCGCGCACGGCCCGCGCCTACCTGCAATTCGGTCAGACGATCCAAAGCGTGGATGAAGACAGCCCGACCGAAGAAGAACCCTGGGCCATCGTTTACCAAGCCCTCTATGAAGATCTTGAGAACGGCGCGACCGGAGCGGGTCTGGGGCAGGATGAATTGCTGTCCGAAGCCGCAGCTGCCGTCGGAGATTTCGAGGTCCTGCCCGCCCGTGAATTCTTCGTGGAAGAGGTGGACGACGACTGGGCCGATAATCAGGTCTGGGGCACGATCAAGGCGTTTTCATCGCCCTATACGGCTGGCTATTTCCTGTCGTCCGTCGACTATCGCCTGACCCCGCAGGGTGTAGAACAAGCACCCGACGATCAAAAAATCTATGGACTGTTGTTCCAGCGCACGATGTTCATGTCACTGACGATCATGTTCAGCTGCATCCTGCTGGGCTACCCCATCGCGTTCCTGCTTTCGAACCTGCCGCTGCGCACGTCGAACCTGCTGCTGATCCTTGTGTTGCTGCCGTTCTGGACCTCGCTTCTTGTCCGGACGTCCGCATGGAAGGTGTTGCTGCAACAGCAGGGTGTCATCAACGACATCCTCGTCTGGATCGGTCTGGTGGGTGATGGTGATCGGCTTCAGCTGATCAACAATCAGGCCGGCACGATCATCGCGATGACGCATATCCTGCTGCCGTTCATGATCTTGCCGCTTTACTCGGTGATGAAGACGATCCCGCCCTATTACGTGCGTGCCGCCAAGTCGTTGGGCGCCACGAACTGGACGGCCTTCTGGCGGGTCTACTTCCCGCAGTCCGTGCCGGGCATCGGCGCGGGCTGTATCCTCGTGTTCATTCTGTCGATCGGCTACTATATCACGCCCGAAATCGTCGGAGGCACGACCGGCACGTTCATCTCGAACCGGATCGCCTATCACATCTCCAGCTCTTTGAATTGGGGTTTGGCGGCGGCGCTGGGGACCATCCTGCTCGCCGTGGTTCTGCTGCTTTACTACGTCTACGACCGCATCGTCGGCATCGACAACGTCAGCCTGGGTTAA
- a CDS encoding putative quinol monooxygenase, producing MRTFVTAVFTAKKGHEAELEELFKSVIAPTMKDKGCVSYALNRAQDDPRRFVFMEEWESREDLEAHLAADHITNGLAKAGALIEHQDITILERIGGGDAADA from the coding sequence ATGCGCACATTCGTCACCGCCGTTTTCACAGCGAAAAAGGGCCATGAAGCCGAGCTGGAAGAGCTGTTCAAGTCCGTCATCGCACCGACGATGAAGGACAAGGGTTGCGTCAGCTACGCGCTTAATCGCGCACAGGACGATCCGCGTCGTTTCGTCTTCATGGAAGAGTGGGAAAGCCGCGAGGATCTGGAAGCGCATCTTGCCGCCGATCATATTACGAACGGTCTTGCCAAAGCCGGGGCACTGATCGAGCATCAGGACATCACAATTTTGGAGCGCATCGGCGGCGGCGATGCGGCGGATGCTTGA